Proteins encoded within one genomic window of Vulgatibacter sp.:
- a CDS encoding PQQ-binding-like beta-propeller repeat protein, with the protein MHIRATLPLLALLVLACSEERLSHVHAGLDLPDAIHFDRAFVGHEATAPIAIANRGLAREFLGLAVDPPFALSTSAVEVAAGAEASPLVRLLPERVGRHEATLTLSVRGDEVHIPVTAEVAEAPACPAATDCSSWRFDPAVGACVEEAVPDDTPCDGGACLEAARCRAGSCVGLPACDDGDPCTADLCSAEAGCSHVPDASCCEQPDHPCLEAFLEEGVCGVRARPEGAPCDGACGTGTCDGGVCNGGGDGVLTAAWSYEPAGHMSFFGHADEAGHLYLLEGEDDRAWYTARTLVSLDREGRERFRLAAGASREIALLGARLFTVIDGELVARSTATAARLWSVSLPAVLPGAHVEDGATVRLLAADGRLRVVTWWSGSSCAGPGHVAAFDPATGARSWSHREEAILAASLLGSAGEVHFQRDHSEDDGCTVDFRFHRIDASGRAEGPSGGAGNFYPEAVAGDHLFAATHGESRWMGIAGDGPALPIAGRHPFCDAEVRLPPLVRGPLAFGFGVEEPVVVGHWQAPFLYSFDPATGIERWRLQPPMSVRTTPLLTDRGTALLVGHDQQADGHLVEYDGTGASVARCAITAPPRGGAAVLLDGLLVVGDCGGGLQAWSLPGRRIAPDGWVTTWGDQQRSRLQYAPVRER; encoded by the coding sequence ATGCACATCCGGGCGACGCTTCCCCTGCTGGCCCTCCTCGTCCTCGCCTGCAGCGAGGAGCGGCTCTCGCACGTGCACGCGGGCCTCGACCTGCCCGATGCAATTCACTTCGATCGGGCCTTCGTCGGCCACGAGGCGACGGCGCCGATCGCGATCGCCAACCGCGGCCTCGCCCGCGAGTTCCTCGGCCTCGCGGTCGATCCACCCTTCGCGCTGTCGACCTCCGCCGTGGAGGTGGCGGCAGGCGCCGAAGCATCGCCGCTGGTGCGCCTGCTGCCGGAGCGGGTGGGCAGGCACGAGGCGACGCTCACGCTCTCGGTGCGAGGGGACGAGGTCCACATCCCCGTGACCGCGGAGGTGGCGGAGGCGCCGGCCTGCCCTGCAGCCACCGACTGCAGCAGCTGGCGTTTCGATCCGGCGGTCGGCGCTTGTGTCGAGGAGGCGGTTCCGGACGACACGCCCTGTGACGGCGGCGCCTGCCTCGAGGCGGCGCGCTGCAGGGCCGGCTCCTGTGTCGGCCTGCCCGCCTGCGACGACGGCGATCCCTGCACGGCGGACCTCTGCAGCGCCGAGGCGGGATGCAGCCACGTACCCGACGCGAGTTGCTGCGAGCAGCCGGATCACCCCTGCCTCGAGGCCTTCCTCGAGGAGGGCGTCTGCGGCGTGCGGGCGCGCCCCGAGGGAGCGCCTTGCGACGGCGCCTGCGGCACGGGCACCTGCGACGGCGGCGTCTGCAACGGCGGCGGCGACGGCGTGCTCACCGCCGCCTGGTCGTACGAGCCCGCAGGCCACATGAGCTTCTTCGGCCACGCGGACGAGGCGGGCCATCTCTATCTCCTCGAAGGGGAGGACGATCGCGCCTGGTACACGGCCAGGACGCTGGTGTCGCTGGATCGCGAGGGCCGGGAGCGCTTCCGTCTGGCGGCAGGGGCGAGCCGGGAGATCGCCCTCCTCGGCGCGCGCCTCTTCACCGTGATCGACGGCGAGCTGGTCGCCCGCTCCACCGCCACCGCCGCCCGCCTCTGGAGCGTCTCGCTTCCCGCCGTGCTGCCCGGCGCCCACGTGGAGGACGGCGCGACGGTTCGACTCCTCGCTGCCGACGGCAGGCTGCGGGTGGTGACGTGGTGGAGCGGCTCGAGCTGCGCGGGGCCCGGCCACGTGGCGGCGTTCGATCCCGCCACCGGGGCGCGGAGCTGGTCGCACCGCGAGGAGGCGATCCTCGCCGCCTCGCTCCTCGGCTCGGCGGGCGAGGTCCACTTCCAGCGGGACCACAGCGAGGACGACGGGTGCACCGTCGACTTTCGCTTCCATCGGATCGACGCGTCCGGCAGGGCGGAAGGCCCGTCGGGTGGGGCGGGCAACTTCTATCCAGAGGCGGTGGCGGGCGATCACCTCTTCGCCGCCACCCACGGCGAGAGCCGCTGGATGGGAATCGCCGGGGACGGCCCGGCGCTGCCCATCGCCGGCAGGCATCCGTTCTGCGACGCCGAGGTCCGGCTGCCGCCTCTCGTCCGCGGCCCCCTCGCCTTCGGCTTCGGCGTGGAGGAGCCGGTGGTGGTTGGCCACTGGCAGGCGCCCTTCCTCTACAGCTTCGATCCCGCCACCGGGATCGAACGCTGGCGGCTGCAGCCGCCGATGAGCGTGCGGACGACGCCGCTGCTCACCGACCGCGGCACCGCGCTGCTCGTCGGTCACGACCAGCAGGCCGATGGACACCTGGTCGAATACGACGGAACCGGCGCGTCGGTGGCGCGCTGTGCGATCACGGCGCCGCCGCGGGGCGGGGCCGCGGTGCTGCTCGACGGTCTGCTCGTCGTGGGCGATTGCGGTGGCGGCCTGCAGGCCTGGTCCCTGCCGGGCAGGCGCATCGCCCCCGACGGCTGGGTCACCACCTGGGGCGATCAGCAGCGCTCGCGGCTGCAGTACGCACCGGTGCGCGAGCGCTGA
- a CDS encoding redoxin domain-containing protein, translating into MALKLRTPMPDLTGATEWLHGDPISADSLKGHVTLVHFWAVSCGICKPHLPTINEWKQKYEGQGVRFVSIHMPRQEADTDVAAVKKAIEEYAIRHPTAVDNMHGVTDAFQNEYVPAYYVFDQEGQLRCYMSGEKVLPGVQQTIDRLLGAAQQTA; encoded by the coding sequence ATGGCGCTGAAGCTGCGTACCCCGATGCCCGACCTCACCGGCGCCACCGAGTGGCTGCACGGGGATCCCATCTCCGCCGATTCGCTCAAGGGCCACGTCACGCTGGTCCACTTCTGGGCGGTGAGCTGCGGCATCTGCAAGCCGCACCTGCCCACCATCAACGAGTGGAAGCAGAAGTACGAGGGGCAGGGCGTCCGCTTCGTCTCCATCCACATGCCGCGGCAGGAGGCGGACACGGACGTGGCTGCGGTGAAGAAGGCGATCGAGGAGTACGCGATCCGGCACCCCACCGCCGTCGACAACATGCACGGCGTCACCGATGCCTTCCAGAACGAGTACGTGCCCGCGTACTACGTCTTCGATCAGGAGGGGCAGCTGCGCTGCTACATGTCGGGCGAGAAGGTGCTGCCCGGCGTGCAGCAGACCATCGACCGCCTCCTCGGCGCCGCGCAGCAGACGGCGTAG
- the lnt gene encoding apolipoprotein N-acyltransferase, which translates to MNPLRNPIPWILATLSGVLYFVGFVGFDQWYLAWVSLVPLLLALRGAQAWKQALALSWWMGFVTHLGGYFWVVHLLQSFAHLPLPLAFLGYLLLSIGQGAIFGAVGLLAWGISRRAGLSLGITVAPALVAVELTFPLLFPSYFANSQTWVPLVTQVADLGGVLLVSFVLALANGAIYELVLAALERRRPRPALPATAAVVLAATLVYGTVRIGQIEALDEAAPKLKTAIVQANVGAASKHERAGEGIRRYQRMTEEAMRIPGIGLVVWPESGLNRAVTPQVKNLEGWVARQVSAPMIVGALRAEFEGRRKIWNAALAVDEGGEILASYDKIQLLAFGEYVPGDSIFPQVYDLLPYTSRFERGQSRAPLPVGDYALSTDICYEDILPSFIRSLMGPIDEAGTRPHAMVNITNDSWYGPHEPPIHLALATFRSIEHRRWLIRSTATGISAFVDAAGRPVRTSGFETEELLVHEVPMITGGPTLYGRFGDWPGWFALAACAVGLFRRRRGETAGQQQAQGRGRAEAA; encoded by the coding sequence GTGAACCCTCTGCGCAACCCGATTCCCTGGATTCTGGCCACGCTCTCCGGCGTGCTCTACTTCGTCGGTTTCGTCGGCTTCGACCAGTGGTACCTGGCGTGGGTGAGCCTCGTGCCGCTGCTCCTCGCCCTGCGTGGTGCGCAGGCGTGGAAGCAGGCCCTCGCCCTCTCGTGGTGGATGGGGTTCGTCACGCACCTGGGCGGCTACTTCTGGGTCGTCCACCTCTTGCAGAGCTTCGCCCACCTGCCCCTGCCCCTGGCCTTCCTCGGCTACCTGCTCCTCTCCATCGGCCAGGGCGCGATCTTCGGGGCGGTCGGCCTGCTCGCCTGGGGCATCTCGCGCCGCGCCGGCCTCTCCCTCGGGATCACCGTGGCCCCCGCCCTGGTGGCGGTGGAGCTCACCTTCCCGCTCCTCTTCCCCTCCTACTTCGCCAACTCGCAAACCTGGGTGCCGCTGGTGACGCAGGTCGCCGATCTCGGCGGCGTGCTCCTCGTCTCCTTCGTCCTCGCGCTGGCGAACGGGGCGATCTACGAGCTGGTGCTGGCGGCGCTGGAGCGGCGGCGTCCGCGCCCCGCCCTTCCCGCCACGGCGGCCGTGGTCCTCGCCGCCACCCTCGTCTACGGCACCGTGCGCATCGGCCAGATCGAAGCCCTCGACGAGGCGGCGCCGAAGCTCAAGACCGCGATCGTGCAGGCCAACGTCGGCGCTGCGAGCAAACACGAGCGCGCTGGCGAGGGGATCCGCCGCTACCAGCGGATGACCGAGGAGGCGATGCGGATCCCCGGCATCGGCCTCGTGGTCTGGCCGGAGAGCGGCCTGAACCGCGCCGTCACCCCGCAGGTGAAGAACCTCGAGGGCTGGGTGGCCCGCCAGGTCTCCGCGCCGATGATCGTCGGCGCGCTGCGCGCGGAGTTCGAGGGGCGCCGCAAGATCTGGAACGCCGCGCTCGCGGTGGACGAGGGCGGCGAGATCCTCGCCAGCTACGACAAGATCCAGCTCCTCGCCTTCGGCGAATACGTGCCCGGCGACTCGATCTTCCCGCAGGTCTACGATCTGCTCCCCTACACCAGCCGCTTCGAGCGCGGGCAGAGCCGGGCGCCGCTGCCGGTGGGCGACTACGCCCTCTCGACGGACATCTGCTACGAGGACATCCTCCCGTCCTTCATCCGCTCGCTCATGGGGCCGATCGACGAGGCCGGGACCCGTCCCCACGCGATGGTGAACATCACCAACGACTCCTGGTACGGGCCGCACGAGCCGCCGATCCACCTGGCGCTGGCGACGTTCCGTTCCATCGAGCACCGGCGCTGGCTGATCCGCTCCACCGCCACCGGCATCAGCGCCTTCGTCGACGCCGCCGGCAGGCCGGTGCGGACGAGCGGCTTCGAAACCGAGGAGCTCCTCGTCCACGAGGTTCCGATGATCACCGGCGGGCCCACGCTCTACGGCAGGTTCGGCGATTGGCCGGGCTGGTTCGCGTTGGCCGCCTGCGCCGTCGGCCTCTTCCGTCGGCGGCGGGGCGAGACCGCGGGGCAGCAGCAGGCGCAGGGTCGGGGGCGTGCGGAAGCTGCTTGA
- a CDS encoding ATP-binding protein, protein MRNGNEFQPRFGLRLLAGAGLGLIGLALNAFPIELLPGVHLLPGLLAVPLAAILLGPAAGLVAGLLATASTVLLWGHPWGMIGFGLEGLVLGWLSRRMVPVVADLLWWLVGIGYLYVTYALIIGVSPSQAAVVVVKQVLNSLLAVLAVQGLLLLPTIRRRVRDLLPPSLRNAGFSTGFATALAFAAGLPLLLLAAQEGRDRYLQEFRELALRNRADARVAAVAVEKGVEAALRGLTVLADELADEARQDGGALADRARLQRRLEALVAHSPEVLNAHVGDAAGFIVAFEPPVDADGRVLAGRDFSDQPEVREILAGGGSVVTGIFASRLGGGLPVVVIATPIEVDGAVRGYVSGAVSFHEVLERASVALAPSQRLRLVDEDGASVVRRGPGDYLLESLVDRPLRTAVQIALRTGGMGAFVGEAGEVALTRAEQTLQLGAAAVERFGWTVVVSQPQSAVASRIQRAYLGLLALVGFAILLVVLAAVAFIPLLVGPVRSISATAARLARGERDARVGSTIVDAPREIHQLGADFDRMADELSRQLEAVEAASRAKDEFLSIASHELKTPMTALKTQVQLLRRRLPAEQQERLEKLDRQVDRLTRLVNQLLDASRVGVEELALQPAPCDLAEIARRVAVGLVSEAAGFELRLTLEPAVGRWDELRIEQVVYNLVANAVKYSPGGGLIEVRVRPTEAGGARLEVADRGMGLAAGAEPLFERFSRGVEGTNLAGLGVGLYVAREIVLRHGGTIGLAAREGGGAVATVRLPATIPGDAARGEMHPGLS, encoded by the coding sequence TTGCGGAATGGGAACGAGTTTCAGCCCCGTTTCGGACTGCGCCTCCTGGCGGGAGCCGGCCTCGGCCTGATCGGGCTGGCGTTGAACGCCTTCCCGATCGAGCTGCTCCCCGGGGTGCATCTCCTACCCGGCCTGCTGGCGGTGCCGCTGGCGGCGATCCTGCTCGGCCCCGCAGCCGGCCTCGTCGCCGGGCTCCTCGCCACCGCCTCCACCGTCCTCCTCTGGGGCCATCCCTGGGGCATGATCGGCTTCGGCCTCGAGGGCCTCGTCCTCGGCTGGCTCTCCCGCCGCATGGTCCCGGTGGTCGCCGACCTGCTCTGGTGGCTGGTCGGAATCGGCTACCTCTACGTCACCTACGCGCTGATCATCGGCGTCTCGCCCTCGCAGGCGGCGGTGGTGGTGGTGAAGCAGGTGCTCAACTCGCTCCTCGCCGTCCTCGCGGTGCAGGGGCTCCTCCTGCTTCCGACGATCCGCAGGCGCGTACGTGATCTCCTGCCCCCCTCCCTGCGCAACGCCGGGTTCAGCACGGGCTTCGCCACCGCCCTCGCCTTCGCCGCAGGGCTGCCCCTGCTGCTCCTCGCGGCGCAGGAGGGGCGGGATCGCTACCTCCAGGAGTTCCGGGAGCTCGCGCTCCGCAACCGCGCGGATGCGCGGGTGGCGGCGGTCGCCGTGGAGAAGGGGGTGGAGGCGGCGCTTCGCGGCCTCACCGTCCTCGCCGATGAGCTCGCGGACGAGGCGCGGCAGGACGGCGGCGCCCTCGCCGACCGGGCCCGGCTCCAGCGACGCCTCGAAGCGCTGGTCGCCCATTCACCCGAGGTGCTGAACGCCCACGTCGGCGACGCAGCAGGCTTCATCGTTGCCTTCGAGCCCCCGGTCGACGCGGACGGTCGTGTCCTCGCAGGCCGTGATTTCTCCGACCAGCCGGAGGTGCGCGAGATCCTCGCGGGTGGCGGATCGGTGGTGACCGGCATCTTCGCCAGCAGGCTCGGAGGCGGGCTGCCGGTGGTGGTGATCGCCACGCCGATCGAGGTGGACGGAGCCGTGCGCGGCTACGTCTCCGGGGCGGTCTCCTTCCACGAGGTGCTGGAGCGCGCCTCCGTCGCCCTGGCGCCGTCCCAGCGGCTGCGGCTGGTGGACGAGGACGGCGCCAGCGTCGTGCGCCGGGGCCCTGGCGACTACCTGCTCGAATCGCTGGTGGACAGGCCCCTGCGCACGGCGGTGCAGATCGCGCTGCGTACGGGCGGGATGGGCGCCTTCGTGGGCGAGGCGGGCGAAGTCGCCCTGACCCGGGCCGAGCAGACGCTGCAGCTCGGCGCCGCTGCGGTGGAGCGCTTCGGCTGGACGGTGGTGGTGAGCCAGCCGCAATCGGCGGTGGCCTCGCGGATCCAGCGCGCCTATCTCGGCCTGCTCGCCCTCGTCGGCTTCGCGATCCTGCTCGTCGTCCTCGCGGCGGTCGCCTTCATTCCGCTGCTCGTGGGGCCGGTGCGCAGCATCTCGGCCACCGCCGCGCGGCTCGCCCGCGGCGAGCGCGACGCGCGGGTCGGCAGCACCATCGTGGACGCCCCCCGGGAGATCCACCAGCTCGGCGCCGATTTCGACCGGATGGCGGACGAGCTCTCCCGGCAGCTCGAAGCGGTGGAGGCGGCGAGCCGCGCGAAGGACGAGTTCCTCTCGATCGCCTCCCACGAGCTCAAGACGCCGATGACCGCCCTCAAGACGCAGGTGCAGCTCCTGCGGCGGCGCCTGCCCGCCGAGCAGCAGGAGCGGCTGGAGAAGCTCGATCGCCAGGTCGATCGCCTCACCCGCCTGGTGAACCAGCTCCTCGACGCGTCGCGGGTCGGCGTGGAGGAGCTCGCGCTCCAGCCGGCGCCCTGCGATCTCGCCGAGATCGCGCGGCGGGTGGCGGTGGGGCTGGTGAGCGAGGCCGCCGGCTTCGAGCTGCGCCTCACCCTCGAGCCCGCGGTCGGGCGCTGGGACGAGCTCCGCATCGAGCAGGTCGTCTACAACCTCGTGGCCAACGCGGTGAAATACAGCCCCGGCGGCGGCCTGATCGAGGTGCGCGTGCGCCCGACCGAGGCGGGCGGCGCGCGGCTCGAGGTAGCGGACCGCGGCATGGGCCTGGCAGCTGGAGCGGAGCCGCTCTTCGAGCGCTTCAGCCGCGGGGTCGAGGGGACGAACCTCGCCGGCCTCGGCGTGGGGCTCTACGTGGCGCGGGAGATCGTCCTCCGCCACGGCGGCACCATCGGGCTCGCGGCGCGGGAGGGTGGCGGGGCGGTGGCGACGGTCCGGCTGCCAGCCACCATCCCCGGTGACGCGGCCCGGGGCGAGATGCACCCCGGGCTCTCGTAG
- a CDS encoding S1 RNA-binding domain-containing protein, with amino-acid sequence MADETFEGEGEESFAELFEQSIRQKPKRVQPGERVTGTVVQVGANRVYLDLGGGVDGMIELSELAAPGEKPDVKPGDKIEAYVVAVQNRVAELAMSMGKGVAAKAALEDAAQTGVPVEGAITAVNKGGYVVEVAGVRCFCPLGQMDVRRIEDPATMIGQKHRFRITEWRGGRDVVLSRRALLEEEQAARAEETRKRLEPGARFQGMVTNVREFGAFVDFGGVEGLVPASELAWGRQRPQDVVHPGQEVEVEVLRIEVKDGKERIALSMRTVTEDPFFNTVDELPEGTIVQGRVMRLQPFGAFVEIVPGVEGLLHVSAFGKRVGHPSEMVSVGDEIAVSVDAIDRDARRISLSFVSPEELGEILGGGEEAPAAEAKEGMAVRRQRAPEAAAAPAPQAGGAQVLGRTAPKPVSAEAGEAPAPAGAAPAVPSVGTVLDVTVDRIESFGVFVSWGSGRGLVPAAELGVPRGTDLRRAAPVGSTFRAAVSDVRDDGKVRLSKRGAEEAEERAEAKAWMQTQKQPQGKGLGTLGDLLKGKLGK; translated from the coding sequence GTGGCCGACGAGACTTTCGAGGGCGAAGGCGAAGAGTCGTTTGCGGAGCTGTTCGAGCAGAGCATCCGCCAGAAGCCCAAGCGCGTGCAGCCGGGCGAGCGCGTCACCGGCACGGTGGTGCAGGTCGGCGCCAACCGCGTCTACCTCGACCTCGGCGGCGGCGTGGACGGGATGATCGAGCTCTCCGAGCTCGCGGCCCCCGGCGAGAAGCCCGACGTCAAGCCGGGAGACAAGATCGAGGCCTACGTCGTCGCCGTGCAGAACCGCGTGGCGGAGCTCGCCATGTCGATGGGCAAGGGCGTCGCCGCCAAGGCGGCCCTCGAGGACGCCGCGCAGACCGGCGTTCCCGTCGAAGGCGCGATCACCGCGGTGAACAAGGGCGGCTACGTGGTCGAGGTGGCGGGCGTGCGCTGCTTCTGCCCGCTGGGCCAGATGGACGTGCGGCGGATCGAGGATCCCGCCACGATGATCGGCCAGAAGCACCGCTTCCGGATCACCGAGTGGCGGGGCGGCCGCGACGTTGTCCTCTCCCGCCGCGCGCTGCTCGAGGAGGAGCAGGCGGCGAGGGCGGAGGAGACGCGCAAGCGCCTCGAGCCCGGCGCCCGCTTCCAGGGCATGGTCACCAACGTCCGCGAGTTCGGCGCCTTCGTCGACTTCGGCGGCGTCGAGGGTCTCGTCCCCGCCAGCGAGCTGGCGTGGGGCAGGCAGCGCCCGCAGGACGTGGTCCACCCCGGCCAGGAGGTCGAGGTGGAGGTGCTGCGGATCGAGGTCAAGGACGGCAAGGAGCGGATCGCGCTCTCGATGCGGACCGTCACCGAGGATCCCTTCTTCAACACGGTGGACGAGCTGCCCGAGGGGACGATCGTCCAGGGCAGGGTGATGCGCCTGCAGCCCTTCGGCGCCTTCGTGGAGATCGTGCCGGGCGTCGAGGGCCTGCTCCACGTGAGCGCCTTCGGCAAGCGCGTGGGCCACCCGTCGGAGATGGTCTCGGTCGGCGACGAGATCGCCGTTTCGGTGGACGCCATCGACCGGGACGCGCGCCGGATCTCGCTCTCCTTCGTCTCGCCCGAGGAGCTCGGCGAGATCCTCGGCGGCGGCGAGGAGGCCCCTGCAGCGGAGGCGAAGGAGGGCATGGCGGTGCGCCGCCAGCGCGCTCCCGAGGCCGCCGCGGCGCCGGCACCGCAGGCGGGCGGCGCCCAGGTCCTCGGCCGCACCGCGCCCAAGCCGGTGAGCGCCGAGGCTGGTGAGGCCCCCGCGCCCGCAGGCGCGGCGCCGGCGGTGCCCTCGGTGGGCACCGTGCTCGACGTCACCGTCGACCGGATCGAGAGCTTCGGCGTCTTCGTCTCGTGGGGCAGCGGCCGCGGCCTCGTCCCCGCTGCGGAGCTCGGCGTGCCCCGCGGCACCGACCTGCGCCGCGCCGCCCCGGTGGGCAGCACCTTCCGAGCGGCGGTCTCCGACGTGCGCGACGACGGCAAGGTCCGCCTCTCCAAGCGCGGCGCCGAGGAGGCAGAGGAGCGCGCCGAGGCCAAGGCCTGGATGCAGACCCAGAAGCAGCCGCAGGGCAAGGGCCTGGGCACCCTGGGCGATCTGCTCAAGGGCAAGCTCGGCAAGTAG
- a CDS encoding TetR/AcrR family transcriptional regulator, which yields MSRPERYRQLLDTAWQLVRDEGTEALTLGRLAERSGVAKPVVYDHFGTRPALLAALYAEFDARQTAAMDATLQTGEATLASRAAAIAAAYVDCVLVQGREIPDVIAALASTPELEKLKCESQAAFLEKCRIALAPFAGNDALAPAALRAMLGAAEALSHAAATGEITAEQAKDELYEIIVSMVARCADGATRRRPG from the coding sequence TTGTCACGGCCGGAGCGCTATCGCCAGCTGCTCGATACCGCATGGCAACTGGTCCGCGACGAGGGGACGGAGGCCTTGACGCTGGGGCGGCTCGCCGAACGCTCGGGGGTCGCAAAGCCGGTGGTCTACGACCATTTCGGTACGCGCCCTGCGCTGTTGGCGGCCCTCTATGCGGAATTCGATGCGCGCCAGACCGCAGCCATGGACGCCACGCTGCAGACGGGCGAAGCCACCCTGGCGAGCAGGGCTGCCGCGATTGCGGCGGCGTACGTCGATTGCGTCCTGGTGCAGGGCCGCGAGATTCCGGACGTCATCGCGGCGCTGGCCAGCACACCGGAGCTGGAAAAGCTCAAATGCGAATCGCAGGCAGCCTTCCTGGAGAAATGCCGGATCGCGCTCGCCCCATTCGCAGGGAACGACGCCCTCGCCCCAGCCGCCCTTCGGGCCATGCTTGGCGCGGCTGAGGCTCTGTCCCATGCAGCGGCGACCGGGGAGATCACGGCCGAACAGGCGAAGGACGAGCTCTACGAAATCATCGTGTCGATGGTTGCACGATGCGCCGATGGCGCCACGCGCCGTCGCCCTGGATAG
- a CDS encoding NAD(P)H-dependent oxidoreductase: MHALIVVAHPNPASFTHSVAARVGEGIAVADPDHSFEIADLAAEAFDPRFTRADHAVHDRVGPPPEDVVREQARIDRADALVLVYPVYWWSMPGLLKGWIDRVFANRWAYDYSPATGLVKKLQRLEVHLVGIGGSDERTYVRHGYSAAMKTQIEHGIFDYCGARVVSSRLLLHTQPQDPASHL; encoded by the coding sequence ATGCATGCGTTGATCGTTGTCGCTCATCCCAATCCCGCGTCGTTCACCCACAGCGTAGCCGCACGGGTCGGCGAAGGCATCGCCGTGGCCGATCCCGATCACAGCTTCGAGATCGCCGATCTTGCAGCAGAAGCGTTCGATCCGAGATTCACCCGCGCCGACCACGCCGTTCACGACAGGGTAGGGCCGCCTCCCGAGGATGTCGTGCGCGAGCAAGCGCGAATCGATCGGGCTGATGCGCTGGTGCTGGTCTATCCGGTCTATTGGTGGTCGATGCCGGGCCTGCTCAAGGGGTGGATCGATCGCGTCTTCGCCAACCGCTGGGCGTACGACTACAGCCCTGCAACCGGTTTGGTAAAGAAACTTCAGCGCCTCGAAGTCCACCTCGTCGGCATCGGGGGCAGCGACGAACGAACGTATGTGCGACACGGCTATTCCGCCGCGATGAAGACGCAGATCGAGCACGGCATCTTCGATTATTGCGGGGCGCGGGTCGTGAGCTCCCGGCTGCTGCTTCACACGCAACCGCAGGACCCGGCTTCGCATCTGTAA
- a CDS encoding OmpA family protein → MHTRVFGALGLAAAALVAPRPAAADDVSVELIGKALHGQTRPGLVLYANKAIVSAKATLTGADGKPLQLSAGRIPPGSKKELLFDAPVGTHRYEGKLAVEFIDGTGGEMPLAFEVFVSDGVRVEVDERRLDLKTGKLGFTFTGNASKCEYDVVFDGKPQRHGWVRFAGEAPGTPLELSWPTHGEDDTVLRIQLTCHDADGFFSPTVELFPWQIDIPHEDVIFASGRWEIAAAEAKKLDAAQVEIRKVLRRYQQALKLGNQKIGLYVVGHTDTVGDEASNRTLSFNRARAIAGYFRKQGLSLPIWYAGAGEGALAVDTPDETDEPRNRRAEYIVTVNPPSQVKWTKL, encoded by the coding sequence ATGCACACCCGCGTTTTCGGTGCCCTCGGTCTCGCTGCAGCAGCCCTCGTCGCCCCGCGCCCCGCAGCGGCAGACGACGTCTCCGTGGAGCTGATCGGCAAGGCGCTCCATGGCCAGACCCGCCCCGGCCTCGTGCTCTACGCCAACAAGGCGATCGTCTCCGCGAAGGCGACCCTCACCGGCGCCGACGGCAAGCCGCTGCAGCTCTCCGCCGGCAGGATCCCGCCGGGCTCGAAGAAGGAGCTCCTCTTCGACGCGCCGGTGGGCACCCACCGCTACGAGGGGAAGCTCGCGGTCGAGTTCATCGACGGCACCGGCGGCGAGATGCCGCTCGCCTTCGAGGTCTTCGTCTCCGACGGCGTGCGGGTCGAGGTGGACGAGCGCCGCCTCGACCTGAAGACCGGGAAGCTGGGCTTCACCTTCACGGGCAACGCCAGCAAATGCGAATACGACGTCGTCTTCGACGGCAAGCCGCAGCGCCACGGCTGGGTACGCTTCGCCGGCGAGGCGCCGGGCACGCCCCTCGAGCTCTCCTGGCCCACCCACGGCGAGGACGACACCGTGCTGCGGATCCAGCTCACCTGCCACGACGCCGACGGCTTCTTCTCGCCGACCGTGGAGCTCTTCCCCTGGCAGATCGACATTCCCCACGAGGACGTGATCTTCGCCAGCGGCAGGTGGGAGATCGCCGCGGCGGAGGCGAAGAAGCTCGACGCGGCGCAGGTGGAGATCCGCAAGGTGCTGCGGCGCTACCAGCAGGCGCTCAAGCTCGGGAACCAGAAAATCGGCCTCTACGTCGTCGGCCACACCGACACGGTGGGCGACGAGGCCTCCAACCGCACCCTCTCGTTCAACCGCGCCCGGGCGATCGCCGGCTACTTCCGCAAGCAGGGGCTGTCGCTGCCGATCTGGTACGCAGGCGCAGGCGAGGGGGCGCTGGCGGTCGACACGCCCGACGAGACCGACGAGCCGCGCAACCGGCGCGCCGAGTACATCGTCACGGTGAATCCGCCTTCGCAGGTGAAGTGGACGAAGCTCTGA